AAGGCAAGAAAAGTATTGCTGCTACTATATTTTACAATACCATTGATTCAGTAGCACACAAGACCAATGAAAATGGTTTAGAAGTTTTTCGGAAGGCATTGCATAATGTAACGCCTACCTTAGAAGTTAAACGGCGGCGTGTAGGGGGGGCAACGCTGCAGGTACCTATTGAAATAAGGCAAGATAGGAAGGTGTTTTTGAGCATAAAATGGTTGATTGCTTATGCACGCGCCCGAGGGGAGAAAACCATGCAAGAAAAACTCACCAATGAGATTATTGCTGCTTCTAAGGAGGAAGGTGCGGCATTCAAGCGGAAAATAGATATCCATAAAATGGCTAGTTCGAACAAGGCCTTCTCTCATTTTGATTTAAAATAAATGGCAACCGAATTAGCATTTTTAAGAAATATAGGCATCATGGCGCACATTGATGCCGGGAAAACCACCACAACTGAGCGGATTTTGTATTATACAGGTCTGACCCATAAAATAGGAGAAGTCCACGAGGGGGGTGCCGTCATGGATTGGATGGCGCAAGAGCAAGAACGAGGTATTACTATTACCTCTGCAGCTACTACTACTTTTTGGAAATATCCTACCAGCCAAGGAAACGTCCATAACCAAACGCAAACTTATAAGATTAATATTATAGATACCCCTGGTCACGTGGACTTTACAGTAGAAGTAGAACGTTCTTTACGGGTATTAGATGGTGCCGTAGCATTGTTTTGCGCTGTGTCGGGTGTGGAACCGCAATCTGAAACTGTTTGGCGTCAAGCTGATAAATACAAAGTGCCACGTATCTGCTTTGTAAATAAAATGGATAGACCTGGTGCTGATTTCTTTAATACGCTTAACGAAATCAAAGACAAACTAGGGGCTAATCCTGTACCTTTGCAAATTCCTATTGGCAGTGAAGCTTCCTTTAGAGGAGTCGTAGATTTGATTACATATCAGGCTATTATTTGGAATGAAACAGACTTAGGAATGAGCTATGAAATTATAGCTATTCCTGAGGATTTAACTGAAACTGTTGAGGAATGGCGTCAAAAGCTTCTGGAAAGTGTAGCCAGTTATGATGAGGTATTAATGGAGAAGTTTTTTGACAATCCTGCAGCGATTACAACAGATGAAATTAGGGCTGCTATACGCAAAGCAGTTATTGATCTTTCTTTTTCTCCTGTGCTTTGTGGTTCTGCTTTCAAAAACAAGGGGGTTCAAGCTTTACTGGATTCCGTCTGTGCATACCTGCCTTCCCCTATGGATTTACCGCCCGTTACTGCTATACATCCAGACACAGAAGCCGCTATAATACGGGAAGCAAATAATAGTGCCCCTTTTACAGCACTGGCTTTTAAGATTGCTACGGATCCTTTTGTAGGAAGGCTTGCTTTTTTACGGGTCTATGCAGGTGAATTAGAAGCTGGTTCTTATGTCCATAATAACAGGACAGGCAAAAAAGAACGCATCGCTCGCTTGATGCAAATGCATGCTAACAAACAAAATCCCATTGATAAGGTACAAGCAGGTGACATTTGTGCGGTAGTAGGCTTTAAAG
Above is a window of Candidatus Cardinium hertigii DNA encoding:
- the rpsG gene encoding 30S ribosomal protein S7, which encodes MRRKQATKRILSPDYKFGDPLITRFINGLMQQGKKSIAATIFYNTIDSVAHKTNENGLEVFRKALHNVTPTLEVKRRRVGGATLQVPIEIRQDRKVFLSIKWLIAYARARGEKTMQEKLTNEIIAASKEEGAAFKRKIDIHKMASSNKAFSHFDLK
- the fusA gene encoding elongation factor G, whose protein sequence is MATELAFLRNIGIMAHIDAGKTTTTERILYYTGLTHKIGEVHEGGAVMDWMAQEQERGITITSAATTTFWKYPTSQGNVHNQTQTYKINIIDTPGHVDFTVEVERSLRVLDGAVALFCAVSGVEPQSETVWRQADKYKVPRICFVNKMDRPGADFFNTLNEIKDKLGANPVPLQIPIGSEASFRGVVDLITYQAIIWNETDLGMSYEIIAIPEDLTETVEEWRQKLLESVASYDEVLMEKFFDNPAAITTDEIRAAIRKAVIDLSFSPVLCGSAFKNKGVQALLDSVCAYLPSPMDLPPVTAIHPDTEAAIIREANNSAPFTALAFKIATDPFVGRLAFLRVYAGELEAGSYVHNNRTGKKERIARLMQMHANKQNPIDKVQAGDICAVVGFKEIKTGDTLTGEKDRAILESITFPEPVIGYSIEPKKQADQDKLTLSIAKLMEEDPTLRMETDRETGQTILKGMGELHLEIIIDRLKREFKLEINQGAPQVAYKEALTITIEHKEVYKKQTGGRGKFADIVFEIGPKEKTTPSSDMPGLEFINKIVGGAIPKEFIPAIQKGFEAAMDNGPLANYPVESMRVKLLHGSYHEVDSDSLSFELAARAGFRAAAQKASPVLLEPIMAVEVATPDAFTGPVTGDLNRRRGIMRGMNNKGGAQIIKADVPLAELFGYVTDLRTITSGRASASLTFSHYEPVSKNLAENIINKAKGITL